One window of Cellulomonas shaoxiangyii genomic DNA carries:
- a CDS encoding SpoIIE family protein phosphatase has protein sequence MVVNSHAPEWPLATPSDAPAGVAAELLAEALRATLVPTALLTASAEAVRVAWVNDALVAASGYAPNRVAALDVLTDRRVRPADVPAARAAFAAGVPFAQRVVLRRPDGAYVQCMAHVSPVGVAGLGVGAWVVALQDLTSQLTEHAEHTAVVEAERRERRSVTLIARVSDLLMDVDEPQGLREIASLLTAEVVGWAGFYLHDRGLWAADGLDPRRPGGAPRPDAQSRRLPTSGPRDPVGRLLGGRLDDAVELDLAAAQPDGTYAEWLATHAGPGPGDAVVGRDGRRAVGPPDRRVVVLPVPGRRRTLGLLVVQPRGGGGLAALDASTVQVLELVARRVGLSIDNVRLYDREHRLAETLQRAMLPEQGEVDGVDVWTYYSPSADDAQVGGDWYDVQQIGPDTVGVVVGDVVGHDVEAAAAMGQLRSVVRSYSVDITTPGPVLERVDQLFGSLRIPRAASLVLSTLDREPEGRWSLRYARAGHLPVLHVRDGHATQLRDAGGPLIGFGSGERATAQVLLEPGDVLVYYTDGLVERRDRSLRDGLTVLETVAAGITARDAPGIGEDLVSRLADHPEDDVAVVVVRVPDPDDHLRGTTSPRRRRWTLPSEPASIARARHAVVRTCEAWDVADPSNAELVVSELVANAVLHGWGHVALQLHDTGDGLRIEVEDSNPTPPVTTDGHPGRVGGFGMQIVERLSDWGWRQSRGGKVVWAKVRPGALPRSAYDDD, from the coding sequence GTGGTGGTCAACTCCCACGCCCCCGAGTGGCCGCTCGCCACCCCGTCCGACGCCCCCGCCGGGGTGGCCGCAGAGCTGCTGGCCGAGGCCCTGCGCGCCACGCTCGTGCCGACGGCGCTGCTCACGGCCTCGGCGGAGGCCGTCCGGGTGGCCTGGGTCAACGACGCCCTGGTCGCCGCCAGCGGGTACGCCCCGAACCGCGTCGCGGCGCTCGACGTGCTGACCGACCGCCGCGTCCGGCCCGCGGACGTCCCCGCGGCACGCGCCGCCTTCGCGGCGGGCGTGCCGTTCGCGCAGCGGGTCGTCCTGCGCCGCCCCGACGGCGCGTACGTGCAGTGCATGGCGCACGTGTCGCCGGTCGGTGTGGCGGGCCTGGGCGTGGGCGCCTGGGTCGTCGCGCTGCAGGACCTGACGTCGCAGCTGACCGAGCACGCGGAGCACACCGCGGTGGTCGAGGCCGAGCGGCGCGAGCGCCGGAGCGTGACGCTGATCGCGCGCGTCTCGGACCTGCTCATGGATGTCGACGAGCCGCAGGGCCTGCGGGAGATCGCGTCGCTGCTGACGGCGGAGGTCGTCGGGTGGGCGGGCTTCTACCTGCACGACCGGGGGCTGTGGGCGGCCGACGGCCTGGACCCGCGCCGCCCGGGGGGTGCACCGCGGCCCGACGCGCAGAGCCGGCGCCTGCCGACGTCCGGCCCGCGCGACCCGGTGGGCCGCCTGCTCGGCGGCCGGCTCGACGACGCGGTCGAGCTGGACCTGGCGGCGGCGCAGCCGGACGGGACGTACGCGGAGTGGCTCGCGACGCACGCGGGTCCTGGGCCGGGCGACGCCGTGGTCGGCCGCGACGGGCGCCGGGCGGTCGGTCCGCCCGACCGGCGGGTCGTGGTGCTGCCCGTGCCGGGGCGACGCCGGACGCTGGGTCTGCTCGTCGTGCAGCCGCGCGGCGGCGGCGGCCTGGCCGCGCTCGACGCGTCGACGGTGCAGGTCCTCGAGCTCGTCGCGCGCCGGGTCGGGCTGTCGATCGACAACGTGCGCCTCTACGACCGCGAGCACCGCCTCGCCGAGACCCTGCAGCGGGCGATGCTGCCGGAGCAGGGCGAGGTCGACGGCGTCGACGTGTGGACGTACTACTCGCCCAGCGCGGACGACGCCCAGGTCGGCGGCGACTGGTACGACGTGCAGCAGATCGGGCCGGACACGGTCGGCGTGGTCGTCGGCGACGTCGTCGGGCACGACGTGGAGGCCGCGGCGGCGATGGGACAGCTGCGCTCGGTGGTCCGCTCGTACTCGGTCGACATCACGACGCCCGGGCCGGTCCTGGAGCGGGTGGACCAGCTCTTCGGGAGCCTGCGGATCCCGCGGGCCGCCAGCCTCGTGCTGTCGACGTTGGACCGCGAGCCGGAGGGCCGCTGGTCGCTGCGGTACGCGCGCGCCGGCCACCTGCCGGTCCTGCACGTGCGCGACGGCCACGCGACCCAGCTGCGCGACGCCGGCGGCCCGCTGATCGGGTTCGGCTCGGGGGAGCGCGCGACGGCGCAGGTGCTCCTCGAGCCGGGCGACGTGCTCGTCTACTACACCGACGGGCTCGTGGAGCGGCGCGACCGCAGCCTGCGCGACGGCCTGACGGTGCTCGAGACGGTCGCCGCGGGCATCACCGCGCGCGACGCCCCCGGGATCGGCGAGGACCTGGTGTCCCGGCTCGCGGACCACCCGGAGGACGACGTGGCGGTCGTCGTCGTGCGCGTCCCGGACCCGGACGACCACCTGCGCGGCACGACGAGCCCCCGGCGGCGGCGCTGGACGCTGCCGAGCGAGCCGGCGTCGATCGCCCGTGCGCGGCACGCGGTGGTGCGCACGTGCGAGGCGTGGGACGTCGCCGACCCGTCGAACGCCGAGCTGGTCGTGAGCGAGCTGGTCGCGAACGCCGTCCTGCACGGCTGGGGCCACGTGGCGCTGCAGCTGCACGACACGGGCGACGGCCTGCGCATCGAGGTGGAGGACTCGAACCCGACGCCGCCCGTCACGACCGACGGGCACCCGGGGCGGGTCGGCGGGTTCGGCATGCAGATCGTCGAGCGGTTGTCCGACTGGGGCTGGCGGCAGTCGCGCGGCGGCAAGGTGGTGTGGGCGAAGGTCCGCCCGGGGGCGCTGCCCCGATCGGCGTACGACGACGACTGA
- a CDS encoding STAS domain-containing protein — MIEISTSSTTTTLVIAGDLDLAERDQFPEVTARVVGLRRQLLVIDMCHVTFMDSTGAAFLISLADAGRRRGGATVLRGAAERDLFVLEICGALDLFRVDAVHACEPADGASPPDTADAPA; from the coding sequence ATGATCGAGATCTCGACGTCGTCCACGACCACGACCCTCGTCATCGCGGGCGACCTCGACCTCGCGGAGCGCGACCAGTTCCCCGAGGTGACCGCGCGGGTCGTCGGCCTGCGCCGTCAGCTCCTGGTCATCGACATGTGCCACGTCACGTTCATGGACTCCACGGGCGCCGCGTTCCTCATCTCGCTCGCCGACGCGGGCCGCCGCCGAGGCGGCGCGACGGTGCTGCGGGGCGCGGCCGAGCGCGACCTGTTCGTGCTGGAGATCTGCGGCGCGCTCGACCTGTTCCGCGTCGACGCGGTGCACGCCTGCGAGCCGGCCGACGGTGCGTCGCCGCCGGACACCGCCGACGCCCCCGCCTGA
- a CDS encoding DUF3151 domain-containing protein has translation MAHENLLDGPTPTLLPADGPDGAALMALATGADARDAARLVPASSLAWALLAERSDDPVEAYAYARTGYHRGLDALRRAGWRGQGPIPAAHAPNQGFLRALLALADAADAIGEVDEAERCRRFLTDSGTSADEVRALR, from the coding sequence ATGGCTCACGAGAACCTCCTGGACGGTCCCACCCCGACGCTCCTGCCCGCCGACGGCCCGGACGGTGCCGCGCTCATGGCCCTCGCGACCGGCGCCGACGCCCGCGACGCCGCGCGCCTCGTCCCCGCGTCCTCGCTGGCGTGGGCGCTGCTCGCGGAGCGGTCCGACGACCCGGTCGAGGCGTACGCGTACGCCCGCACCGGCTACCACCGCGGCCTGGACGCGCTGCGTCGCGCCGGCTGGCGCGGGCAGGGTCCGATCCCCGCGGCGCACGCGCCGAACCAGGGGTTCCTGCGGGCGCTGCTGGCGCTCGCCGACGCGGCGGACGCGATCGGCGAGGTCGACGAGGCCGAGCGCTGCCGCCGCTTCCTCACCGACTCCGGCACGTCGGCGGACGAGGTGCGGGCGCTGCGCTGA
- a CDS encoding adenylosuccinate synthase — translation MPAVVVLGAQWGDEGKGKATDQLGDRTDYVVKFNGGNNAGHTVVIEGEKYALHLLPSGILTPGVVPVIANGVVVDIEVLFEEIEALEARGVDTSRLLVSSAAHVIAPYHRTMDKVTERFLGKRRIGTTGRGIGPTYADKINRVGIRVQDLFDEKILRQKVEGALDQKNHLLVKIYNRRAITVDETVEELLRHAERLRPMVADTPTVLNRALDAGKTLVFEAGQATMLDVDHGTYPFVTSSACTAGGACTGSGVGPTRIDRVVAVAKAYTTRVGEGPFPTELLDADGEWLRQTGGEFGTTTGRPRRTGWYDAVVVRYASLVNGLTDLVVTKLDVLTGRERIPVCVAYDVDGRRVEDMPVDQSDFHHAKPVYEYLDGWTEDISGARDMDDLPRNAQRYLQFLEDVSGTRISSVGVGPGREATIIRHELLG, via the coding sequence ATGCCCGCCGTCGTGGTGCTCGGCGCCCAGTGGGGCGACGAGGGGAAGGGCAAGGCGACCGACCAGCTCGGGGACCGCACCGACTACGTCGTGAAGTTCAACGGCGGTAACAACGCCGGGCACACGGTCGTCATCGAGGGCGAGAAGTACGCGCTGCACCTCCTCCCGTCGGGGATCCTCACGCCGGGCGTCGTCCCGGTGATCGCCAACGGCGTCGTCGTCGACATCGAGGTGCTGTTCGAGGAGATCGAGGCGCTCGAGGCGCGCGGCGTGGACACCTCGCGGCTGCTGGTGTCGTCGGCCGCGCACGTCATCGCGCCGTACCACCGCACGATGGACAAGGTCACCGAGCGGTTCCTCGGCAAGCGGCGCATCGGCACCACGGGCCGGGGCATCGGCCCGACGTACGCGGACAAGATCAACCGCGTCGGCATCCGTGTGCAGGACCTGTTCGACGAGAAGATCCTGCGGCAGAAGGTCGAGGGCGCCCTCGACCAGAAGAACCACCTGCTGGTGAAGATCTACAACCGCCGCGCGATCACGGTGGACGAGACCGTCGAGGAGCTGCTGCGCCACGCCGAGCGCCTGCGCCCGATGGTCGCCGACACGCCCACCGTGCTGAACCGCGCGCTGGACGCCGGCAAGACGCTCGTCTTCGAGGCCGGCCAGGCCACGATGCTGGACGTCGACCACGGCACGTACCCGTTCGTCACGTCGTCGGCGTGCACCGCCGGGGGCGCCTGCACCGGCTCGGGGGTGGGACCGACGCGCATCGACCGCGTCGTCGCTGTCGCGAAGGCGTACACGACGCGCGTGGGCGAGGGGCCGTTCCCGACGGAGCTGCTCGACGCGGACGGCGAGTGGCTGCGGCAGACCGGTGGCGAGTTCGGCACGACGACGGGGCGTCCGCGCCGCACCGGCTGGTACGACGCCGTCGTGGTCCGGTACGCCTCGCTCGTGAACGGCCTCACCGACCTGGTCGTGACGAAGCTCGACGTGCTGACCGGCCGCGAGCGGATCCCCGTGTGCGTCGCGTACGACGTCGACGGCCGCCGCGTCGAGGACATGCCGGTCGACCAGAGCGACTTCCACCACGCGAAGCCGGTCTACGAGTACCTCGACGGCTGGACCGAGGACATCTCCGGCGCCCGCGACATGGACGACCTGCCGCGCAACGCGCAGCGGTACCTGCAGTTCCTGGAGGACGTCTCGGGCACGCGCATCTCGTCGGTGGGCGTCGGCCCGGGGCGTGAGGCGACGATCATCCGGCACGAGCTGCTCGGCTGA
- the purD gene encoding phosphoribosylamine--glycine ligase has translation MEILVVGTGAREHALVRALSLDPEVTALHAAPGNPGMTPHAQLHDVDALDGAAVAALATSLGVGLVVVGPEAPLVAGVADAVRDAGVPVFGPSRAAARLEGSKAFAKEVMAAAGVPTAEPRVATTVEEVAAALDAFGAPYVVKDDGLAAGKGVVVTDDRDAALAHAQACLAKDGGTVVVEEYLDGPEVSLFVLSDGTDVVPLVPAQDFKRAFDGDAGPNTGGMGAYSPLPWAPDDLVEEVVATVARPTVAEMARRGTPFVGVLYCGLALTSRGVRVVEFNARFGDPETQVVLARLGTPLAGVLHAAATGGLGALPRLHWRADAAVAVVVASEGYPESPRTGDPITGVDAAETVPGVHVLHAGTAVRTTEASDENPLNLPLLVSAGGRVLSVVGVGETLAAARRAAYVAVDSINLGGAHHRTDIALEAAEAAAQG, from the coding sequence GTGGAGATCCTCGTCGTCGGCACCGGTGCCCGTGAGCACGCCCTCGTCCGCGCGCTGTCGCTGGACCCGGAGGTCACCGCGCTGCACGCGGCGCCGGGCAACCCGGGGATGACGCCGCACGCCCAGCTGCACGACGTCGACGCGCTCGACGGCGCGGCGGTCGCCGCGCTCGCGACGTCGCTGGGCGTGGGCCTCGTCGTCGTGGGGCCCGAGGCGCCGCTCGTCGCGGGCGTCGCGGACGCGGTCCGCGACGCCGGGGTGCCGGTCTTCGGGCCGTCCCGCGCGGCCGCGCGGCTCGAGGGGTCGAAGGCGTTCGCCAAGGAGGTCATGGCCGCGGCCGGTGTGCCGACCGCCGAGCCGCGCGTCGCGACGACCGTCGAGGAGGTCGCGGCGGCGCTCGACGCGTTCGGCGCGCCGTACGTCGTCAAGGACGACGGGCTCGCCGCCGGCAAGGGCGTGGTCGTCACGGACGACCGGGACGCGGCCCTCGCCCACGCGCAGGCGTGCCTCGCCAAGGACGGGGGCACCGTGGTCGTCGAGGAGTACCTCGACGGGCCCGAGGTGTCGCTGTTCGTGCTGTCGGACGGCACCGACGTGGTCCCGCTCGTGCCCGCCCAGGACTTCAAGCGCGCGTTCGACGGCGACGCCGGCCCCAACACCGGCGGCATGGGCGCGTACTCGCCGCTGCCGTGGGCGCCGGACGACCTGGTCGAGGAGGTCGTCGCGACCGTGGCGCGCCCGACCGTCGCGGAGATGGCGCGGCGCGGGACGCCGTTCGTCGGCGTCCTGTACTGCGGCCTCGCGCTGACGAGCCGCGGCGTGCGGGTCGTCGAGTTCAACGCGCGCTTCGGCGACCCGGAGACGCAGGTCGTGCTGGCCCGGCTGGGCACGCCGCTCGCGGGCGTGCTGCACGCGGCGGCGACCGGCGGGCTCGGGGCGCTGCCGCGGCTGCACTGGCGGGCCGACGCCGCCGTCGCGGTGGTCGTCGCCTCCGAGGGGTACCCCGAGAGCCCCCGCACGGGTGACCCGATCACGGGCGTGGACGCCGCCGAGACCGTCCCCGGCGTGCACGTCCTGCACGCCGGCACGGCGGTCCGCACGACGGAGGCGTCCGACGAGAACCCGCTGAACCTGCCGCTGCTGGTCTCCGCCGGCGGGCGCGTGCTGTCGGTCGTCGGCGTGGGGGAGACCCTCGCCGCCGCGCGCCGCGCGGCGTACGTGGCGGTCGACAGCATCAACCTCGGTGGCGCGCACCACCGGACGGACATCGCGCTCGAGGCGGCCGAGGCGGCGGCGCAGGGCTGA
- a CDS encoding AAA family ATPase — protein sequence MAPQITDDQLDAFLAAHQALGAAAAHREGERTGGVEPLLPVLAAHLGTEPRGLAVHTAELAVLRRVDVDIAVAAVVEAAGGGRLLGIGGGDQRTHQSLSEMLQNAGSWPAHFPVGPVDYHRAATGPDTTRQTVAFGMHLFAVDGVPVALLQRRASMRHQGSPLVEVLCPDEGTATEVLTRVRHEMDARSALRGQVVTFAASPFDPGESGVVHVRRPVVPREDVVLPHGTLDRVERQVLGVAQHRDALRAAGQHLKRGVLLYGPPGTGKTHTVRYLVGASPGTTVILLSGPALQLIGVAAETARALQPSIVVLEDCDLVAEERAMHSSSPVLFEVLDALDGLAADADVTFLLTTNRADVLEPALAQRPGRVDLAVEIPLPDDRARRRLFALYGQGLPFTDAALDAAADATAGMTASFVKEAIRRAVLLAAEAGRAVRDEDLADAVAEMTGDSERITRSLLGVAD from the coding sequence ATGGCGCCGCAGATCACCGATGACCAGCTCGACGCGTTCCTCGCCGCCCACCAGGCGCTCGGTGCCGCGGCGGCGCACCGGGAGGGCGAGCGCACGGGCGGGGTCGAGCCGCTCCTGCCCGTCCTCGCCGCGCACCTCGGCACCGAGCCGCGCGGGCTGGCCGTGCACACGGCGGAGCTGGCGGTGCTCCGGCGCGTCGACGTCGACATCGCCGTGGCGGCCGTCGTCGAGGCGGCGGGCGGCGGCCGGCTCCTCGGCATCGGCGGAGGGGACCAGCGCACGCACCAGTCCCTGTCCGAGATGCTGCAGAACGCCGGCTCCTGGCCGGCGCACTTCCCCGTCGGCCCCGTCGACTACCACCGGGCCGCCACCGGACCCGACACGACGCGGCAGACCGTCGCGTTCGGCATGCACCTGTTCGCGGTCGACGGCGTGCCGGTCGCGCTGCTGCAGCGCCGCGCGAGCATGCGGCACCAGGGATCGCCGCTGGTGGAGGTGCTGTGCCCCGACGAGGGCACGGCGACGGAGGTGCTCACGCGCGTGCGCCACGAGATGGACGCCCGCAGCGCGCTGCGCGGGCAGGTGGTGACGTTCGCGGCGTCGCCGTTCGACCCCGGCGAGTCGGGCGTCGTGCACGTGCGGCGACCCGTCGTCCCGCGCGAGGACGTCGTGCTGCCCCACGGCACGCTGGACCGCGTGGAGCGGCAGGTGCTCGGCGTCGCGCAGCACCGCGACGCGCTGCGGGCGGCGGGGCAGCACCTCAAGCGCGGCGTCCTGCTCTACGGACCGCCCGGCACCGGCAAGACGCACACCGTCCGGTACCTGGTCGGCGCGAGCCCCGGGACGACCGTCATCCTGCTGTCGGGCCCGGCGCTGCAGCTCATCGGCGTCGCGGCCGAGACGGCGCGCGCGCTGCAGCCGTCGATCGTGGTGCTCGAGGACTGCGACCTCGTCGCGGAGGAGCGGGCGATGCACAGCAGCTCGCCCGTGCTGTTCGAGGTCCTCGACGCCCTCGACGGCCTGGCCGCCGACGCGGACGTCACCTTCCTGCTCACCACCAACCGCGCGGACGTGCTCGAGCCCGCGCTCGCGCAGCGGCCGGGGCGGGTCGACCTGGCCGTCGAGATCCCGCTGCCGGACGACCGCGCGCGGCGCCGGCTGTTCGCCCTCTACGGGCAGGGGCTGCCGTTCACCGACGCGGCGCTCGACGCGGCGGCGGACGCGACGGCGGGCATGACGGCGTCGTTCGTCAAGGAGGCCATCCGCCGGGCGGTGCTGCTCGCGGCGGAGGCCGGGCGGGCGGTGCGCGACGAGGACCTCGCCGACGCCGTGGCCGAGATGACGGGCGACTCGGAGCGGATCACGCGCTCGCTGCTGGGCGTCGCGGACTGA
- a CDS encoding amidohydrolase codes for MTTDRPLLLRRARRVGGDGLVDVLLRGGRVAALGPAGSLGDDTVRGAEPVDLDGRRVLPGLWDAHAHLTQWALARARLDVAGATSAAHAARLVADRFATAPPGPDGLLVGQGFRDGLWPDAPTADLLDAVAGEVPVVLVSGDLHCAWASTAGLRHLGVPHRASGLVREAEWLDRMAALDRVGDAATDALVTDALRDAAARGVVGVVDLEIADNRAVWRRRSAPDLPVRVRAAVWEQHLDAVLAEGLRTGDALDATGLVTQGPLKVITDGALNTRTAWCHDPYPGLRGPDAHGVLTVPPDRLVPLMARAAEHGLTCAIHAIGDAANGVALDAFAASGARGSVEHVQLVTADDVQRFAALGVMASVQPEHAMDDRDVADRYWHGRTARAFAYAALHAAGVRLALGSDAPVAPLDPWAAVDAAVTRRRDGRPAWHPEQRLDLDVALAASVDGVPPDLRVGGPADVVVLDDDPAALLASVGSVRGTRVAGTLVGGRWTHRAL; via the coding sequence ATGACGACCGACCGCCCCCTGCTCCTGCGCCGCGCCCGCCGGGTCGGGGGCGACGGCCTCGTCGACGTGCTGCTCCGCGGCGGGCGCGTCGCGGCGCTGGGACCGGCGGGCAGCCTGGGTGACGACACGGTGCGGGGCGCGGAGCCGGTCGACCTCGACGGCCGGCGCGTCCTGCCCGGGCTGTGGGACGCGCACGCGCACCTGACGCAGTGGGCGCTCGCGCGGGCGCGGCTCGACGTGGCGGGGGCGACGTCGGCGGCGCACGCGGCCCGCCTCGTGGCGGACCGCTTCGCGACGGCGCCGCCGGGGCCGGACGGCCTCCTGGTGGGGCAGGGGTTCCGGGACGGGCTGTGGCCGGACGCGCCGACGGCGGACCTGCTCGACGCGGTCGCGGGGGAGGTGCCCGTCGTGCTCGTCTCCGGCGACCTGCACTGCGCGTGGGCGTCGACCGCCGGTCTGCGCCACCTCGGCGTGCCGCACCGCGCGAGCGGGCTGGTGCGCGAGGCCGAGTGGCTGGACCGCATGGCCGCGCTCGACCGCGTCGGCGACGCCGCGACCGATGCGCTGGTGACGGACGCCCTGCGCGACGCCGCCGCGCGCGGCGTGGTCGGCGTCGTCGACCTCGAGATCGCCGACAACCGCGCGGTGTGGCGCCGGCGCTCGGCACCCGACCTGCCGGTGCGCGTGCGCGCCGCGGTGTGGGAGCAGCACCTCGACGCCGTGCTGGCCGAGGGCCTGCGCACCGGGGACGCGCTCGACGCGACGGGGCTGGTCACGCAGGGGCCGCTCAAGGTCATCACCGACGGCGCGCTGAACACCCGCACCGCGTGGTGCCACGACCCCTACCCGGGACTGCGCGGGCCCGACGCGCACGGCGTCCTGACCGTGCCGCCCGACCGGCTGGTCCCGCTCATGGCGCGCGCCGCGGAGCACGGGCTGACGTGCGCGATCCACGCGATCGGCGACGCGGCGAACGGCGTCGCGCTCGACGCGTTCGCGGCCAGCGGCGCCCGCGGGTCCGTCGAGCACGTGCAGCTCGTGACGGCCGACGACGTGCAGCGCTTCGCCGCGCTGGGCGTAATGGCGAGCGTGCAGCCCGAGCACGCCATGGACGACCGGGACGTCGCCGACCGGTACTGGCACGGCCGCACCGCCCGCGCGTTCGCCTACGCGGCGCTGCACGCGGCGGGCGTGCGCCTGGCACTCGGCTCCGACGCGCCCGTCGCGCCGCTCGACCCGTGGGCCGCCGTCGACGCGGCCGTGACCCGCCGGCGCGACGGCCGCCCGGCGTGGCACCCGGAGCAGCGGCTCGACCTCGACGTCGCGCTCGCCGCGTCCGTGGACGGCGTGCCGCCGGACCTGCGGGTCGGTGGTCCGGCGGACGTGGTCGTGCTCGACGACGACCCGGCGGCGCTGCTCGCGTCCGTCGGGTCGGTGCGGGGGACCCGCGTGGCCGGCACGCTGGTCGGCGGACGCTGGACGCACCGGGCGCTCTGA
- a CDS encoding phosphoribosylaminoimidazolesuccinocarboxamide synthase: MRVSDATSTPDLPGWRHVYSGKVRDLYEPDDTTAGIALRDLHGDVVLVVASDRVSAYDHVLSPGVPGKGVVLTQLSLWWFEQLADLVPNHVVTTDVPDPVAGRAMVCRRLEMFPVECVARGYLTGSGLAEYQGNGEVTGIPLPAGLVDGSRLPEPVFTPATKAAVGEHDENVRFSAVVDLVGPETAETLRDLTLAVYARAEEVARGRGVILADTKLEFGTDPATGAVTLGDEVLTPDSSRFWPADEWEPGRAQASFDKQFVRDWLTSPASGWDRASDAPPPALPAEVVERTRVRYLDAYERLTGRTLAL, from the coding sequence GTGCGCGTGAGCGACGCGACCTCGACCCCCGACCTGCCCGGCTGGCGGCACGTCTACTCCGGGAAGGTGCGCGACCTGTACGAGCCGGACGACACCACCGCGGGGATCGCGCTGCGCGACCTGCACGGCGACGTGGTGCTCGTCGTCGCGAGCGACCGCGTCTCCGCGTACGACCACGTGCTGAGCCCGGGCGTCCCCGGCAAGGGCGTCGTGCTCACGCAGCTCAGCCTGTGGTGGTTCGAGCAGCTCGCCGACCTCGTGCCGAACCACGTCGTGACCACCGACGTCCCGGACCCCGTCGCCGGCCGGGCGATGGTGTGCCGGCGCCTCGAGATGTTCCCCGTGGAGTGCGTCGCGCGGGGGTACCTCACCGGGTCGGGGCTCGCGGAGTACCAGGGGAACGGCGAGGTCACGGGCATCCCGCTGCCCGCGGGGCTCGTGGACGGCTCGCGCCTGCCCGAGCCGGTCTTCACGCCGGCGACGAAGGCCGCGGTCGGCGAGCACGACGAGAACGTGCGGTTCTCGGCGGTCGTGGACCTCGTGGGGCCGGAGACGGCGGAGACGCTGCGCGACCTGACGCTGGCGGTCTACGCGCGGGCCGAGGAGGTCGCGCGCGGGCGCGGCGTGATCCTGGCCGACACGAAGCTCGAGTTCGGCACGGACCCGGCGACGGGCGCCGTCACGCTCGGCGACGAGGTGCTCACGCCCGACTCGTCGCGGTTCTGGCCGGCCGACGAGTGGGAGCCGGGGCGCGCACAGGCGAGCTTCGACAAGCAGTTCGTCCGCGACTGGCTGACGTCGCCGGCGTCGGGCTGGGACCGCGCGTCCGACGCCCCGCCGCCCGCGCTGCCCGCGGAGGTCGTGGAGCGGACGCGCGTGCGGTACCTGGACGCGTACGAGCGGCTCACGGGCCGCACGCTCGCGCTCTGA
- a CDS encoding DNA/RNA non-specific endonuclease: MAATPADDPTGYDPDFLGPRVPLPAAGRPLRDLPSTHFTVLLDPVRRLAAATAVNVDGTALRDVPRDDDWFLDPRVPATEQCGPELYARNDLDRGHLVRRRDPVWGAPGVAARANRETFAYPNAAPQAAGFNQGAELWLGLEDHVLGHAAAQRLRLTVLTGPVLADDDPVYRGIALPRRYWKVVAWSLDAGDRLAATAFVLDQSPLLDDGALGAATAAAQAAGDPPPLGPFRTSQVPVGDVADLTGLDLGPLPAADVLARTGPQADAPAWRPLRSAADVVLR; this comes from the coding sequence ATGGCGGCGACCCCCGCGGACGACCCGACCGGCTACGACCCCGACTTCCTGGGCCCGCGCGTGCCGCTCCCGGCGGCCGGGCGTCCGCTCCGGGACCTCCCGTCGACGCACTTCACGGTGCTCCTGGACCCCGTGCGCCGCCTCGCCGCGGCCACGGCCGTGAACGTCGACGGCACCGCGCTGCGCGACGTCCCCCGGGATGACGACTGGTTCCTCGACCCGCGCGTGCCCGCCACGGAGCAGTGCGGGCCGGAGCTGTACGCGCGCAACGACCTCGACCGGGGTCACCTGGTGCGCCGCCGCGACCCCGTGTGGGGCGCCCCGGGCGTCGCCGCCCGCGCGAACCGCGAGACGTTCGCCTACCCGAACGCCGCGCCGCAGGCCGCGGGCTTCAACCAGGGCGCGGAGCTGTGGCTCGGGCTGGAGGACCACGTGCTCGGGCACGCCGCCGCGCAGCGCCTGCGCCTGACGGTCCTGACCGGGCCCGTGCTCGCGGACGACGACCCGGTGTACCGCGGGATCGCCCTCCCGCGCCGCTACTGGAAGGTCGTGGCCTGGTCGCTCGACGCCGGCGACCGGCTGGCCGCGACGGCGTTCGTGCTCGACCAGTCGCCGCTGCTGGACGACGGCGCGCTCGGCGCCGCGACCGCCGCCGCGCAGGCCGCCGGCGACCCGCCGCCGCTCGGCCCGTTCCGCACGTCCCAGGTGCCCGTCGGGGACGTCGCCGACCTCACCGGCCTCGACCTGGGACCGCTGCCGGCCGCCGACGTGCTGGCCCGCACCGGCCCGCAGGCCGACGCGCCCGCGTGGCGCCCGCTGCGCTCCGCCGCCGACGTGGTCCTGCGCTGA
- a CDS encoding PadR family transcriptional regulator → MRITEQSYLVLLALAEEPRHGYAIVQAVRDLSDGEVRLGAGTLYGVLDRLVAAGWAEASGEEVVDGRLRRYYRLTGAGREAVAAYTDRLAALARRARRVVGPAARPASGGAW, encoded by the coding sequence GTGCGCATCACCGAGCAGAGCTACCTGGTGCTCCTCGCGCTCGCCGAGGAGCCGCGGCACGGCTACGCCATCGTGCAGGCCGTCCGGGACCTGTCCGACGGCGAGGTCCGGCTCGGCGCCGGGACGCTGTACGGCGTCCTCGACCGGCTCGTCGCCGCGGGCTGGGCGGAGGCGTCCGGTGAGGAGGTCGTCGACGGCCGGCTGCGGCGGTACTACCGGCTCACGGGCGCAGGACGCGAGGCCGTCGCCGCGTACACCGACCGGCTGGCCGCCCTCGCGCGGCGGGCCCGCCGGGTGGTCGGCCCCGCGGCGCGGCCGGCGTCGGGCGGTGCCTGGTGA